AATCTCACTTGGGGTTGCCTACTTGGCATTTGATCATGTAGGTGTGTACGAAGTGAGAATAAATGCCGAAGAACACAAGGTAACAGTTTTAGGAAACGTAGATGCTACAACATTGATCAAATCATTGGTCAAATCTGGTAAGCATGCCGAGATTTGGCCACAGAAAACGAGTAATTGGTTTGAAGAAGATGTGTACTTGAACAAAATGCAGAGTTTAATAAATAGTCCCAACACCTGCAATCACGGTGAAAAAATGCAAATGGATGACGATTGTTCCGATGGGAACATCAATGATATCGGCACCATGGATACCAGTATTGAAAATCTCACAAATTCAAGTGTTCCAGGAGGATCTTCTGGACCTAAAAATCTGAATGAAGGGTTTCCTCCTTACGGTTATCATTACCAATTGCCCAGTACGATAGATGCTGGTATCATGGTGCAGCCATCAATATCCATGCTGTACAATAGTGAACAGAATACTCATCCCATTAGCAGCATGATGGGGAATAACTATGTTCATCAGTCCAGGAAGATGCACACATTCAACTCACTTCATCATGACCAGTAGTGGAAcgacaataatttcaaattccaAGCGTTTCATTCCAACTTTGAGACTATATTTGTATAAGTATTTACTATGTACTCATTTAAAGATGACACACCGGCATTTGCAGTTTAAAACTATACAATTCCATCAGCATTCATATGTCTTACCCAGAATATATAATAAAGCTACAAGTCTACAACTATGTATCCGCCTGGTAGTTGGCGACAAATGGTAAAAATAGAACCTCCATTGGCACTCTACATAAATTTGTATTGATAGAAAATCTATATTTTTATCTAACCTATTCAATGAACTGATTAAGACCATTGTAGTAATAAGTGACAATACAAGATCATTGTTCAAAGAAGATAAATATGATAACCACCCCCAAGAAAATCTTTCGAGGTAGCAATCAAATAAATTTGCTAAAAATGATTTCAAAAATGAATCTGCACGAGTAATAATATATCGATGATGGACGAAATAAACAAAGTAATCGAGCTGACAGTTCGCTCCCTATAGGTCATGAATTATATTGCATGCTTCTCATTCAGTATAATTAGAACAAGATCAGAGATTTATGGATAACAGTGGATTTAACATACatctttttatctcttttgtGCCTTTCTCCTCCTTGATTCCGGTTTCTGCCATTTCTTTCTCGGAACTAGCTTGTTTTTCGGTTTCAACTTCATGACATCAGGCGAGAACTTATAATTTGTATCCCTCATACGAGCTTGAATGTCCTTAAAAACTGAATATTCAATTTCTTCGGACCACCTTGCCGAAGCTCTTCATGACTCTGGTCCAGAAATAATATTCTCAAAGGCTCTCCTATCAAAATGTCCAAATCACTCATCACCTCCCAAACATTAGTATACCGACCATCAGGATCCTTCTTAAGTTTCTTCAGAGCATTCTGCACAGCAAGTATTGGAGCTTGCTTTCCAGGGGACAGCTCTTCTGGCTCTTCCTCGTCTTTCATCTGCAAGGGTTCTATACTTCGGTTTCTCCTCAAACTCAAATAATTTATCAATATATTGATCGCTTTTCTCACTTGGGAAGGCCTCCGTTGGTTCGTCGTTGTCATCTCCTTCATCCCCAGTCTTTCCGCGCCTTTTCTGTTGTCGACAGCTACCATTCACGTTGAACGGTATTTTGAGTTACCTATTTTTGTGGCGGTTGCCTTTTACATACCAACTAACAAAAAGTACACCAaactgaaataaataaataaataaatatatatatatatatatttggttataaatttataatattccTACATGACTATAAATTTAATTGATGAAAAACAACTTAAATTTGTTGGAGTACTTTAGGTTTgcatgttttttaaaaatatgatctTAAATATGAtcttatatttgaaaataatgatCACAAATATGTCGATGAGAGTATAATTAtgacattttattttatcatattttatggTAAATATCGGGATTTTATAAATGTTGTCTCAAATGTTGTAACACCTAGTGACAACACGCAACAAAATAATATcacacaaataaataaattaaacaaaaataactCGTAGATAATTATGCACAAATATAAATACTTAAGTGATATCTCAGGGCaaaataatcactagaaaaacaaATCGAGTTTACAAAAATCAACACTAGTGATTCTATGAAAAACTATCGTCCTTAACACGTTAAGAAATCAAATTGTATcctaaaaaaaaatcagattaaAAACATATTCAAAGAACGCAAACAGCATGTCAAAAACTCAAGCAACAAAAACACAATCTTCCATCAACACTTTAACAAGTGTTGCCTTCAAATGTCTCCAACAATCATTGTAACACGTTAGTAGCAACAACAATCTTCAGACGGCGATGCTCTGTGACttgatttttctctcttgatcTCTCGTCGTGCAAAATTCTTTTGGCCACTAACTTCTCCtctttatatatatttctttcCTCTTAGAGTTTATCCCAAAAAAGAATCTCACAACATATGGAAACAAGAGTTTTATTAGAagtaaactcttttaaacattaATATCATATAATGAGAATCTTAGCGTAATTATCGAAGATCTAGAAAAGcaaaacccttaattaattatttcaaataatcTTATTAATGAGGAAAAGCTAATTTTAAGGAAGAAATTATATATTGAAAATCaagaattatttttcatttcagTAAATATGTGAAAAAAGTActattatttccatttctacaAATAATTGGTGATATCGTTAAAAAAAACTATGAGAAAGAAGTTGAATTAATGCAAAGCTCTTATCTTGCATATATATACGTCAAGAACAAACTAATAGTGAAAAATCTAATAATTTTTCACTTTGAATTAATGCAAAGCTCCCGACTTATTATATGTTGGATTAATAATTATAATGAGGATGAGATTTTGTTTTAACATATATAAATTCGAACTCACGTCTATTGTTGTTAAGAGAAGTTTATGTTAGTGCCcatcaaattaaaatttagtaTATTTTTTTGGCAAAACTTATAAATGATTTGTAAAGTAAAACTTTTGAAAAGGAAGTAAGAGAAAAGTATGTTCTTTTATCCAAACAATGGTTGGACGTGCCTTTTGCACAATTGCATATATTTTTGTTATCCAATAAATTCACCCTAATCTTATACCCGCTTGAGAAATTTGGTAGATAAATAATGTGCCTGTTTAactttcaaataaaattttcgTGTTTGCATTGTTCAACTACCgttctttttaaataaataaaaaaattgttgagGATAGGATAATATAATTTCAACTTTTTCTTAGGATATGACCACGAGTTGTCAATTGTTGATTTTGACATGACGGAAAATCTTGGACCGTGCACATTGAAAAACTTTCATGGTGAATAATTGGTTTAGTCATGTTCCGTCGATTATCTTCACACGCGTCGCTGATTTAAAAGGTGCGAAGTTTTTATTATAGCCACGGTttacaaaaaccgttgttgATTTAAAAATTACGACGGTTTTAAAATCGTCTCTAAATACAGCTCATTTTTTTACAATCGTGCGATAATATGCATGCCGTGGATCAAATGAAATTGGACGCCCATTTTTCGCAGCGTGCAATAATATACATGTcgtgaataataatattgatgATGTGCGATTAATGTATGCCGTTAATGTCTAgacacgattttttttaaaaaaaaaaatttactattAACACAGCACACATAAACATGCACGcagttaataatactattaacgaCGTGCTTTTattgtgcgctgttaatagtgCGCCCATTTTTCGCATCGTGCAATAATATGCATGTCGTGAATAAAAATATTGACGGCGTGTGATTAATGTACGTCGTTAATGTCTAGAcgagattttttttaatttttttactatTAACAGCGCTCATAAACATGCACTgctgttaataatactattaacgacgtgcctttattgtgcgctgttaatagtgTGTTGCGATAAGTTATTTTTTTGTAGTGGTAATACCtattcatggataacccaaataaaaaatctgtatcacaaaatacgacatgtgagaccgtctcacacaagttttgccATTATACTGAAGAGTTGAATCAACTAAAGAGGAAAATTACATCAGCAAACTCTTTAAAAATTAAAACGAAAAACGTCATACGTAAAATTAATTACTTTCTAAAATTCTATGTATTTTAAAATCACATGTAAAACCTCTTACAAATGAGATAAACGTGCTTGAGAGTTAAATGTTCTTGCTTCTTAAAAGTTGAAGATACTTTTCATTGGATTTTATGTCACTTAGATTTTTTAACTGGGGCTACAGGAAGTgcctaaatattttccaaataaGGGATGTGAAGTATTTTGAAAGATCATATGCCATCGACATGTCAAGAGTTGATTTTTTCATAGTCAATGCATAAAAATTGAGAGAAGTTATTTTCTTTCCCTCGACTACCAAAATTTCACTTGCAGGGTATGAAAAGTAGACGAAATTATGACACTAATAAATGGGCAGAGAAATGAATGCTATAGTTGAAAATCTCCAACTCATCTTCTCTTATCCAAGCattggaaaattatatttttaacacataatttgtacattttttaatattattatcgatcaatttataattttaatcaaCTAACTAAGCTATTTTTTCGATTTTATTTTTCACTGGAGCGGTGACATAGAGTCAGACACGTCAACAATGTCAATCATTATTTTTCGATGTCACAACAACATTTTCTAGTATCATATCAGCACTCcgatgaaaaatgactaaaattagaaaaatacaaattatagactaaaattgtaaatcgaTCAATAACAttatcaaaaatgaaaaacatgtaatttaaaagacaaaaaaaaatgatgaaTGAAACTGTatgaataataaaaaatatgaatgaaCATGTATATTAATTGATGGAAACACTGTGATAAGATGTAAGAATCGAATCCTAGTTAATTTCTTACTCTTCTGATCTTTAGCAATTTTGATCTGTCTGTTCTACAATTTTATTCTTTTTCGGCTAGGTTGATTACATATTAGTTCTACTACGTTAGCCCCAATCAAATAACACTAAGCAGAAAGGGAAATTCTTTCTTGATCTAGTATCTTTactattttttgtttttggtccACTAATTTGTCGATTTTTTATTTCGATATATTATCTTTTTAAATTCGACTATTTGATCAATTTTCTCATGGAGTTGCCAATTGCTGATGTGGCTAAAACATGGGGATTTTTTGGTCCAATAACTTGTCGTTTTTTGTTCAGCTACACGAACTTTTCAATTTTTGATGTTAGTACAATATTCCATAATGttctttttttttgttcaaaaaaTGTTGATTAGATGGTAGCTAAAGCTAAAGTTATCAAAAATTGGCGGATTTCtagattttgaaattaaaacaatttatttgGAAAAACGTAACATAAAAAAGTGTGGAACAaatcaaacaaattttaaaagttctatGCATTCCATCATAATCATTCAATGAAGTGACACCAATATGTGATTTAACAATTATCTAATCAGCATTTTTTGGCGAAAATTGAATATTTCAGCTGTAGATGGACCGAAATTCAAAAGTTACTGTGTCAAGACAAAAAACTGAAAATTTATTggaccaaaataaaaaaaattgacaaaTTATCGGACTAATAAATTATTTTCCCTATTAAGTGAAGTCCTAGTTGgcaaaaaaaacaagaaatgcCCATCGTTTAGCCACATCATCTTCAGCCACTTTTTCGTCAACATTTTCCGACGGAAATTGGACTCCGCAGAGATAATCGACCAAAATAGGGGAATACAAAAAGATAATGTACCGAAATCAAGAATTGACCAGTAATTGACCAAAAACCAAAAACGGTAAATATATCggatcaaaaaatttattttcccaaGCGAAAATGCAAAAAGAATAAAGATAGTGgactaaaaaattaaatttaacaaCATAAATGACAAATTGTGAAGGAAcaaaattaattgaatttcaaaATACACATTTCCACACGGCATAGTGCAATGTAAATTAACATATATTGTGCATTTATACTCACAGTGTAACAATACTTTATTTCCAAGAAGATTTTTAGAAcaggaagaaaaaaaattattctcattattacatatttttttctatgtttaaATGAGTACTTGTAAAAGCTTCTGGTTACGTCCccaaaaataaaacttatcCACAATGTTCTTTTTTATTCGAGGAcggaatttttattttttttgtttgaaaacaacaaatattttgaGTTCGATTTTGACGCGTGAAAATGGTTGGTGAGTGCACAAGAGATTTGATCCACTACACTGTTGTCTGGCGATCAACACTCTCATTCAACCTACCAAATTGGGGGAATCCACCAGTCAACAAGTCAGCCTCCACATTCTTCTTTTAACTAGTCCATATCCACTGCCCTCCCTCTTCTTTGCATAAATACCAATGCCATTCCACTAGGGTTTGCTGCACCCAACGCAAAAATTTGGATTAGAGGTCCACTAAACTTGATTTCTTGCTTctgtaataataaataaactttagTTCTTTCCATATTTCAGTTGTACTAGTTGTCATCAAAGGATGAGGAAATGTTGTAAGAAACACAAGGAGATTAAAGAGTCCTCGTGGAGCGACCGAGAAGATAATAAGTTGACCGATTACATCAACGTTCATGGCGAAGGGCGTTGGAGCAAAGTCCCCAAATCGGCAGGTTTTTGCTACTACTCATCCTGCTTTTTTCGCCTTCGTGAGATTATTCAAGCATGAAAATTTTCGCATGttcatattttaatttgttGGAAATAAGTTGTTGATGCATTTTCTTTACCATATTTTTCTACTTAAGTAGGTCAAATGCATGCATGTTGATTTCTTATAATCTTGATTTTGGGCAGCATTTCATGTATTTAGATGAATAAAGCTGTTATGAACCCCGGCtgttttcatatttccatagGGAGATGGAGCCAAAAGTTAGAGTGCATGGGGAGAAGGGGAACTTTAATGGATCTATGGTTCAAAATCAAAaacattttataaattcatgttTAGTTTCAAACCAAGTGACAAGTTTAAAAGTTGCTTTTCTTGCATACTGAATTTTTCTAGTAAATAACTTTGCATCATAATAAGGTTCTTTCGATGATCAGAGACATAGCATCAGTTCACCTCCATTCTTGATCTCACTTTCCTTTGGTTGTTCTCATATTTCAATCTCTTCTCTCGAGCGATATTAAAAATTCAGCACAGAGGGCACTTTAACTTTTAAACGTTCAATCAATTGTTAACTTTACCGAcacataaaaaatttaaagttcGCAAATATATTTATGATCTTTAGGACAGTACACTTTAATAGGGCACCTGTGTTCAATTAATTGTTAACTGTACCGACACAttaaaaaatatgttaataCATGATCTTTAGGACATGGTACAAGTAGAGCTTTGAATCTTGATGTCTATTAtcatttttgttcttaactCTAAATTCTTGAAAGGCTAATTAAATGGTTACTGAAGTTTCATTTATTTGTGCCTTAAAAAGATTCGTATAGTATGAAAACCTTTTTTTTTCatgaaacagtgtgaaaaatgtAATTTGTTGTATTAAATAAATcgcattatttatatatttttcaaaacgcGCGCAGACACAACGTACAATGTATTTATAAAGTTTATTGCTATATTTATAGTTCAGCAGGATATATAGTTGATGAATTTAATGCAATAGAATAGAATGATAACGAAAATGTCACAACTTTTATGTTTGTAGGGCTGCACCGGTGTGGCAAATGTTGCAGACTGCGTTGGATGAACCACCTAAGGCCAAATATCAAGCGAGGAAGTTACTTCGGTGAAGATGAAGAAGACCTCGTTATTAGGCTCTATGCACTCCTCGGCAATCGGTACGTCGTCTAATTTTACGACAAAtggaaaaattataattttagtcaTGTAAGTTAGTATGTTTATGTTTGTTGTCTGATAAGTCGGTCAGAATTTGGTCTTAGTCTGAGAAATTGGTAATTGCCGATATGAAAAGGAGTAATATCAAAACGGAACGGAAAATCTTCTTCCCTTTTGTGCCGAAAAAATTAACTAGGACGCTAGTTAAAACATAATATCGATTTCTTGATTGTTAGGTGGTCTCTCATTGCTGGACGTTTGCCGGGTCGGACGGATGATGAAGTAAGGAATCAGTGGCATTCACATACTAAGAAAAAGTTGATAAAAATGGGCGTCGATCCAAGTAAACATGGCTTGAAACTATGCCCTTTTACTACGTTCAGCTCATGTAATAAGGCACTGGACCACCACGGAGATATGCAAGATGAATCATCTGGTTCGATAAACAACCTCGAGACCCGATGAGTAATACTTGCAGATCGGAGTGTCCCCACGAAATTGAAATGGTGTCTAGTTCGAATAAATTGATGAATCTTGATCTATCGAATTCCTCAAGTACACATATAATTGTcgatgtatttatttattttctgtgTGTGAATTCGAGTCTTCGAGACATAGTTAAATATTATCGAGCAGAAGATAGCACCATTATAGTTGCTGCTTCAAGGAATTCATCAGAAGGGTATCTAATTGTAATACTATGTTGCAAGATAAAGTAATGAATAATGcacattatattaaaaatatacagTATCAAAATGATACATATTCTCCATCACAATAAATATTGAATGGTTGAAGATTTTCTTCCTTTATGTTTTTTTTGCGATTTTTATGTTCTACGTTGTCAAATTTCAGTCTTAATTTGttataattttgtttgtttgtaattttagttttttttttcacatGATATTTATGTGGTGCTGATGCATCGCCGGCGTATCCAATGCCATATAAATCACTTCGAATAAAATTGCAAAAGAAAGGACGAACATTGCCAAAACATAAATGAGACAAGACTAAGACTTAATCTTTACaacacaacaaaatcaccaataGGTAACATAGAGTCGAAGAAACAATTTATTTACATTCATTAATTAtcgaaattataaaattaaaatttaccacTTCATCCAAAATTCAATCAAtccaaacataatattttttattaacttttattCCACATCCAACCTAAATACTTTACTAATGACGTGATTTTTTAATCACATTCAGCCTATCCATCCGAGTAAACTGTCCCGTGAGTTTATCTAGGAATGAGAAACTAGTAAATTGAAACCAAACAAAGGTCGACTTGTCAATGTCTGACCCCGCTTTCAACCCACGGGCCAGCTGCCAGGTAACTTTCAGATGGATGATAGTCAAGAGATATACTGTACGTCGGATATATGTACAAGTAAATTATGAGTAATGATGCTAAAAATTTTACCTACATTGAGCTCGGTCTGATGAGCTAAAATATGacaaatttttttgtaaatgcCCTGGCCGAGCTTCCCTTCTTTCATTATTATCCGAGCAGAACATTTCTCTGGTCA
The sequence above is a segment of the Primulina tabacum isolate GXHZ01 chromosome 6, ASM2559414v2, whole genome shotgun sequence genome. Coding sequences within it:
- the LOC142549628 gene encoding uncharacterized protein LOC142549628 isoform X2, with the protein product MSHDQERNIEFVWIKTNVLKVHIHCQGCMQQVKKLLRKVEGVYEVRINAEEHKVTVLGNVDATTLIKSLVKSGKHAEIWPQKTSNWFEEDVYLNKMQSLINSPNTCNHGEKMQMDDDCSDGNINDIGTMDTSIENLTNSSVPGGSSGPKNLNEGFPPYGYHYQLPSTIDAGIMVQPSISMLYNSEQNTHPISSMMGNNYVHQSRKMHTFNSLHHDQ
- the LOC142549630 gene encoding transcription factor MYB3-like — its product is MRKCCKKHKEIKESSWSDREDNKLTDYINVHGEGRWSKVPKSAGLHRCGKCCRLRWMNHLRPNIKRGSYFGEDEEDLVIRLYALLGNRWSLIAGRLPGRTDDEVRNQWHSHTKKKLIKMGVDPSKHGLKLCPFTTFSSCNKALDHHGDMQDESSGSINNLETR
- the LOC142549628 gene encoding uncharacterized protein LOC142549628 isoform X1, with the translated sequence MIALGISEDSKLHPILAGCFQVKRYWNRNYWVQEPSDNVTLAIMSQEVDRFPLLEQDEYQTNVLKVHIHCQGCMQQVKKLLRKVEGVYEVRINAEEHKVTVLGNVDATTLIKSLVKSGKHAEIWPQKTSNWFEEDVYLNKMQSLINSPNTCNHGEKMQMDDDCSDGNINDIGTMDTSIENLTNSSVPGGSSGPKNLNEGFPPYGYHYQLPSTIDAGIMVQPSISMLYNSEQNTHPISSMMGNNYVHQSRKMHTFNSLHHDQ